In the genome of Tripterygium wilfordii isolate XIE 37 chromosome 19, ASM1340144v1, whole genome shotgun sequence, one region contains:
- the LOC119986037 gene encoding uncharacterized protein LOC119986037: MRQFGISQHIPTPVDTNDTLHNLNRRGRDNVDWVVKNATWLAYWDDRLSHIAQERFPRTSIGEYMHWYYSITRRIISAPSTERPQTNLDYAQRGSRIRRVAALALEGAKKVVSALRDALNESTAAIANNWLGNCRDILDEVGEGHRFEEVIGSDVQATPQHGGRYPLGQSHRRGHISRATDFTMHPSQLTLDDVGPSTTPAEWSRYSTR, translated from the exons ATGAGACAATTTGGTATATCACAGCATATACCGACTCCAGTGGATACGAATGATACTTTACATAATCTAAATAGGAGAGGGCGGGATAATGTCGATTGGGTGGTCAAAAACGCTACATGGTTGGCATATTGGGATGATAGACTATCTCATATCGCGCAGGAGCGATTCCCTCGCACGAGTATTGGCGAGTATATGCATTGGTATTACTCGATCACCCGACGGATTATTAGTGCTCCATCGACTGAGAGGCCACAAACAAATTTGGATTATGCGCAACGGGGGAGTCGGATACGACGAGTG GCTGCTTTGGCATTAGAGGGAGCAAAAAAAGTTGTTTCTGCATTGCGTGATGCTCTTAATGAGTCTACTGCTGCCATTGCAAATAATTGGTTGGGAAATTGTCGTGATATTCTAGACGAGGTTGGTGAGGGGCATCGATTTGAAGAAGTTATAGGCTCCGATGTTCAAGCTACGCCCCAGCATGGTGGTAGATATCCTCTTGGTCAATCACACAGACGTGGTCACATTTCCCGAGCAACTGACTTTACCATGCATCCATCCCAGTTGACGCTAGATGATGTTGGTCCATCCACTACTCCTGCTGAATGGAGTAGGTACAGTACTAGATGA